Within the Pseudomonas sp. SL4(2022) genome, the region GTCAACAACCAGCACTGCGGTTTTCTGCGCTGCAGCTCGGCAATCGCGTGATGCCCTGCATTGGCTTGCGCGCCCAGGCAGGCCCTGCCCAGCTCCGCCAGGTATTTCCAGCACAACGCAGGATCACGCTGCAGCATCGAACCGGAGAGTGCCGCCTCAATCGGCAAACCTTCCGCTGTGTGGCCGTTATACAGACCGCCGAGGCCGCGATAGGTGGGCAAACCGGAATCGGCAGACAGCCCGGCACCGGTAATCAGCAAGATGCGATCAGCCGCTACGACTGCCTGGGCAACGCGGGCAATAACCTCGTCCATCTCGATCCCTCATGCATAGACAGCGCTCTTTTCGTCCCCTGCAACAGCGCCATGGCGGATGGAAACGCCTCATCCACCCTACACCTACCTGCTCAGTGATTGACCGTATGTGCCAGCATTACCGACAGCTGACACAACGGCCGCCCGCTTTGAGCCTGCCACTGGTTGAACGCAGCCTGCACTGCAGCCAGCTCTTTCAAGCTGGTCGGTGCCTTGTCGATGATCTGCTGCGCCTTCAGCGCTGCGACCACATCATCGGTCGGGACGAAGGTGTCCTTGCCGACCATGCGCAAAAAACGCGGTGCTGACAGCCCGCCCAACTGACAACCGTGCTTGGCCAGGTACTTCCACAACCCGACCACATCGCTCACCGGCCAGTCGGCGATCAGCGCACCAAAACTGCCCTTATCTTTTTGCACATCAAGAATAAACTGGGCGTTGCGCGGCACACTCTTGAGCTTGCCCAGGTGGCGAATGATGCGCGCGTCCTGCATCAGGTTTTCCAGGCGCTCAGCACCCATCAGCACGACTTTCTCCGGGTCGAACCCGAAGAACACCTGCTCGAAGGCCGGCCATTTGGCGTCCACCAGACTGTGCTTGAGGCCAGCGCGGAAGATCCGCAGGCTGAGCACCGACAGGTAGCGATCATCAGTGATCGCACGCAACTCCTCGATGCTGCGCGGCTGCGGCAGGATCGACTCCAGCGCTGCGGCCGAGCCAAAGCGGTTCAGGCAGTATTCGTTAAGCCATTTGTAATCGCGCATCAAGCAATCCTTGAGCCGGGAAACCGCTGGATCAGAGGTTCATCACATCGAGGAAACGCGGCGTGGCGCTGTCGTCGATCTTCAGGCTCTTAAAGTCGAACAGGTTGCGGTCAGCCAGCTGCGAGGGCACCACGTTCTGCAGGGCGCGGAACATGATCTCGGTGCGCCCCGGCGACTTGCGCTCCCAGTCCTGCAGCATTTCCTTGACCACCTGGCGCTGCAGGTTTTCCTGGGAACCACACAGGTTGCACGGAATGATCGGGAATTCCTTGAGCTGGCTGTAAGCCTCGATATCGCTCTCGCTGCAGTAGGCCAGCGGCCGAATCACCACGTTGCGGCCGTCATCGGCGCGCAACTTGGGCGGCATGGCCTTCAACGTACCGCCATAAAACATATTGAGGAAGAAGGTTTCCAGGATGTCGTCTCGGTGATGCCCCAAGGCCATCTTGGTCGCGCCGATCTCATCGGCAAAGGTGTACAGGGTGCCGCGACGCAGGCGTGAACACAGCGAACAGGTGGTTTTGCCTTCCGGAATTTTCTCCTTGACCACCGAGTAGGTGTCCTTCTCGACGATGTGGTACGGCACGCCGATGGACTCCAGATAGGCCGGCAGCACGTGCTCAGGAAAACCCGGCTGCTTCTGGTCCATGTTCACCGCAACAATCTCGAACTTAATTGGCGCGACTTTTTGCAGGTGCAGCAGCACATCGAGCATGGTGTAGCTGTCTTTGCCGCCGGACAGGCAGACCATGACCTTGTCGCCATCCTCGATCATGTTGAAGTCGGCAATGGCTTCGCCAGCCTGACGACGCAGGCGTTTTTGCAGTTTGTTCTGGTTGACCGAGAGGGTACCCATGGTGCGCTGGAATCCGGAAGTCGTTGAGGATGCGGCATTTTACGCAGAAAGCGTGACGCGCCCTACCCCACCGTGACGGAAATGCTAGGCTCGGCCGATGAACGACGATTTCGACACCAGCTTCGAGCTGCCCGAACAACTGCATGAGCTGCTGCGCACGGCCCCTGGCGGACTGGGCGAGTACCAGTTGATCCAACTGCTGAAAGCCCGCCAGTGCACGCATATCCCTAACCAGCCCCTGACGGACAAATTGGTGCTGTTTCGCACTCATTTTCTCCTGTTCAACGCCCTCTATCGCCTGCGCGACCAGCTCTTGGCCAGCCAGAGCGGCTACCTGCAGATCAGTGCGCTGAAGATCCAGCTGCTGCCCTATCAGCCCGGCAGCTGCGAACTGAGCGAACACGACCCGCTGCGCGACTATTACCTCAATCTTAGCCAGCTCAACGACACCGATGAACAGGATGTGGCCAACCTGCTGCTGAGCTTCTGGACGCGCATGCACGGCAGCGAAGAGAAACAGGCGGCACTGGAGCTGTTCGAGCTCGAAGGCCGCGAGCAGACGCTCAATCTCGCCACAATCAAACACCGCTACCGGCAACTGGTGAGTCAGCATCACCCGGATCGCGGCGGCAGCACAGCGCGCCTGCAGTCGATCAACAAGGCCATGGAAATCCTAGAACGCTATTACGGCCGCACTTGAGAGCACGATTTGCTCTAACCCAACCCCTTTGCCAATGCTTTTGGCTGCCTATACTGCGACATACGGTCGCACAGGTTTGGTACAGCACCTGACACCGCTGCACATGCGGCTCAGGCGTTCTACTGGGGGACGGCCGCTATAACAACAGGAGGTCTGACATGATCCATCATGTTTTGGGGCTGTTTACCCATCCCGATCAGGAATGGCAGGAAATTCGTGGCGAAGAAGAAACCATCAGCCACATGTACCTCACGCACATCCTGGTTCTCGCGGCCATACCCACCGTCTCTGCCTATATCGGCACCACCCAGGTTGGCTGGGCCATTGGTGATCGAGCACCGGTGATGCTGACCGAAGCGAGCGCGCTGCAAATGACCATCATGACTTACCTGGCGATGCTGGCTGGCGTAGCCGTGATGGGGGGGTTTATCCACTGGATGGCACGTACCTACGATGCCAGCCCTAACCTCACACAATGCGTGGTCTTCGCGGCCTACACCGCCACCCCCTTGTTTATCGGTGGATTGGCAGCGCTTTACCCGCACCTCTGGTTGGCCATGGTAGTGGGCACGGCGGCCATCTGTTACACGGTGTACCTGCTGTATGTCGGCATACCGACCTTTATGGGCATCCCCGAGGATGAAGGCTTTATGTTCTCCAGCTCGGTGCTGGCTGTAGGCCTGGTGGTGCTGGTGGCGATGATTGCCGCCTCGGTAATTCTCTGGGGCTTTGGAGTAGGACCGGTCTACACCAGCTAATACAACAGCTAATGACACAAGACGAAACCACCCGCGGGTGGTTTCGTCGTTTCAGGGCTGTGATCGCTGCGCGGCTTGGGCATAATCGCTGCCCCAGCCGCGATAGCCGCACTTATGCCCGAACACCTCCTAAGCCGCGTAGAACACTGCTACCAACAGGCTGAAGCCTTTTTCAAGCGCCCCTTTGCCCGCGCCGAGATCAGCTTCAAGCTGCGTGGACAAAAGGCCGGCGTTGCGCACCTGACGGAAAACAAGCTGCGCTTCAACCCGCAGCTGTACCGGGAGAACCGCGAAGATTTTCTCAGGCAGACCGTTCCCCATGAAGTGGCACACCTGATCGCCCATCAGCTGTTCGGACTGAAGATTCAACCCCACGGCGAGGAATGGCAACTGATCATGCGCGGCGTGTATGAACTGCCGCCCAACCGCTGCCACAGTTATGCGGTACAGCGGCGCACGGTCAGCCGCTATATCTACCGTTGCCGTTGCCCGCAGGGGGAGTTCCCGTTTTCCGCCCAGCGCCATGCCCTGGTCAGCAAGGGCCGGCGCTACTACTGCAGACGTTGCAAGGTGACCTTGAGCTATACCGGCGAACAGCGCGTCGAATAACCCCCTGGGCAATCAAAGAACGTAACGCTGCACCGCGACAAAGTGCATCAGACTGCCGCCCATGACGAACAGATGCCAGATGCCATGCCAGTGACGAAAGCGGCTGTCATAGGCGAAAAAGACGATCCCCACCGTGTACAGCATCCCGCCGCCGGCCAGCCAGATAAACCCCTCCATACCCAACGCAGCAATCAGCGGCTTGACCGCGATCAGCACAATCCAGCCCATCACCGCGTAGATCACAATCGACAGCACCCGCGCCTCAGAACGCGGCTTGATCTCCTGCAGCATGCCAATGACTGCTAGCACCCAGACAATGCCAAACAGCGTCCAGCCCCAGGCACCTTCGAGGGTCACCAGGCAGAACGGCGTATAGCTGCCGGCAATCAACAGATAGATCGACAGGTGATCGAGCTTGCGCATCAGCACTTTCGCCCGGCCCTGCACACTGTGGTAGAGCGTGGATATGCTGTAGAGCAGCACCAGCGTCAGACCATAGATTGCCACGCTGATGATCTTGCGCAACTCGCCATCCAGGCTCGCCAGCACTAATAGCCACACCGCCCCGGCGCAGGCCAGCACCGCGCCGAGCAGATGAGTCCAGGCATTGAAACGTTCGCCGTGATACATATTTTCCGACCCCAATACGCCCGTAGGCAAAATGCCCCAGGCTTATGCCGGAAAAATCAGCGTTTTACGAGCAACCTTTCAATCGGCACGAGCAAACCACACACCAGTTGACTTGAAACGTGTGCGCAAACTCAAACGACGACCTTGGCCGCCCTGAGCTGGTCAATCTGCTCAACGGTGTAGCCCAGCTCTCCCAGCACTTCGCTGGTGTGCGCACCCAAAGTTGCGCCGATATGTCGAGGTTCAGACAAGCCGCTGGAAAACTTGATCGGGCAGGCAATCTGCGCCTGCGGCTTATTGCCCGCACGCGGCACCTCGGTGACCAGACCGCGGGCTTTGATCTGCGGGTGTTCGACCGCCTCGCTGAGATTGAGCATCGGCTCCACGCAAGCGTCAAGCCCGGCGAACACCTGACTCCACTCGGCAAAGTCGCGTTTCTCGAACTCGGTTTCGATCTCGTGCTTGAGCGCCTGCTGATCTTCCGGCTTCTGCGACAGCCCGCGCGCGGCCAGTTCAGGGCGGCCAATTGCGGCGCAGAACTGCTGCATGAATTGAGGCTCCAGACTGCCAACCGAGAACCAGCGAGCATCGCGGGTGCGGTAGTAATCGTAGAAACTACCGCCGTTCAGCGCCTGGGTTTCCATCGCCGGCTCCACCCCAGCTGCCAGATACCCTGCGCCGGCCATACCGTGCAGGCTGAAGGCGCAGTCGGTCATGCTGATATCCACCTGCTGGCCCAGCCCCGTGGCCTGGCGTTGAATCACCGCCGCGAGCAGGCCGATCACCCCGTGCAGTGAACCACCTGCAATATCCGCCGCCTGAATCCCCAGCGGCAGCGGCCCGGCTTCACGGCGCCCGGTGTAGCTGGCGATACCGGCCAGGGCCAGGTAGTTGATGTCGTGGCCGGCGCGGTCCTTGTACGGGCCGCTCTGGCCGTAACCGGTGATCGACACATAAATCAGTTTCGGGTTAATCGCTTTCAATGCCTCATAGCCTACGCCGAGCTTATCCATCACCCCGGGGCGGAACTGCTCCAGAACGATGTCGTATTCGGCTACCAGCTGTTTGACCATCTCCACCGCTTCAGGCTTTTTCAGGTCGAGGGCGATGCAGCGCTTGTTGCGGTTAAGGTAAGCATGACTGGCCGATACGCCGCCGTCATGCGGCGGCAGCACACGCACCAGATCCATACGGCTCGGCGATTCGACACGCAGTACTTCAGCCCCCATGTCAGCCAGCAATAAAGAGGCAAACGGCCCTGGCAACAGGGTGGAAAAATCCAGCACTTTCAATGACGACAGCGGGCCTTGCATAACAGCTCCTCAGGGAACTCAATCCCGTAGCCCGGATGCAATCCGGGGAATATCAACAAATTCCCGGATTGCATCCGGGCTACCCAGCGCTCACTGCCAATGCAGTGGCTGCCTGGCATCCAGTGCCGCCAGCTGATCGGCGAAGCGCGCTTCCAGTACGTTACGGCGAATCTTCATGGTCGGGGTCATGCAACCGTTGTCTACGGTCCAGGCTTCGCGCACCAGTACAAAGTGACTGACCCGTTCATGCGCCTGCAACTGCGCATTGAGCTGTTGCAAGGTCTGCTGCAAATCCGCCGTGATCTGCTCACGCGGTTGCTCACGCGCGGCGGGCGAGAGTTCAATCAACGCCAGCGGC harbors:
- a CDS encoding DNA-3-methyladenine glycosylase I, whose product is MRDYKWLNEYCLNRFGSAAALESILPQPRSIEELRAITDDRYLSVLSLRIFRAGLKHSLVDAKWPAFEQVFFGFDPEKVVLMGAERLENLMQDARIIRHLGKLKSVPRNAQFILDVQKDKGSFGALIADWPVSDVVGLWKYLAKHGCQLGGLSAPRFLRMVGKDTFVPTDDVVAALKAQQIIDKAPTSLKELAAVQAAFNQWQAQSGRPLCQLSVMLAHTVNH
- the ttcA gene encoding tRNA 2-thiocytidine(32) synthetase TtcA — encoded protein: MGTLSVNQNKLQKRLRRQAGEAIADFNMIEDGDKVMVCLSGGKDSYTMLDVLLHLQKVAPIKFEIVAVNMDQKQPGFPEHVLPAYLESIGVPYHIVEKDTYSVVKEKIPEGKTTCSLCSRLRRGTLYTFADEIGATKMALGHHRDDILETFFLNMFYGGTLKAMPPKLRADDGRNVVIRPLAYCSESDIEAYSQLKEFPIIPCNLCGSQENLQRQVVKEMLQDWERKSPGRTEIMFRALQNVVPSQLADRNLFDFKSLKIDDSATPRFLDVMNL
- a CDS encoding DNA-J related domain-containing protein, with product MNDDFDTSFELPEQLHELLRTAPGGLGEYQLIQLLKARQCTHIPNQPLTDKLVLFRTHFLLFNALYRLRDQLLASQSGYLQISALKIQLLPYQPGSCELSEHDPLRDYYLNLSQLNDTDEQDVANLLLSFWTRMHGSEEKQAALELFELEGREQTLNLATIKHRYRQLVSQHHPDRGGSTARLQSINKAMEILERYYGRT
- a CDS encoding Yip1 family protein yields the protein MIHHVLGLFTHPDQEWQEIRGEEETISHMYLTHILVLAAIPTVSAYIGTTQVGWAIGDRAPVMLTEASALQMTIMTYLAMLAGVAVMGGFIHWMARTYDASPNLTQCVVFAAYTATPLFIGGLAALYPHLWLAMVVGTAAICYTVYLLYVGIPTFMGIPEDEGFMFSSSVLAVGLVVLVAMIAASVILWGFGVGPVYTS
- a CDS encoding SprT family zinc-dependent metalloprotease; translation: MPEHLLSRVEHCYQQAEAFFKRPFARAEISFKLRGQKAGVAHLTENKLRFNPQLYRENREDFLRQTVPHEVAHLIAHQLFGLKIQPHGEEWQLIMRGVYELPPNRCHSYAVQRRTVSRYIYRCRCPQGEFPFSAQRHALVSKGRRYYCRRCKVTLSYTGEQRVE
- the trhA gene encoding PAQR family membrane homeostasis protein TrhA, whose amino-acid sequence is MYHGERFNAWTHLLGAVLACAGAVWLLVLASLDGELRKIISVAIYGLTLVLLYSISTLYHSVQGRAKVLMRKLDHLSIYLLIAGSYTPFCLVTLEGAWGWTLFGIVWVLAVIGMLQEIKPRSEARVLSIVIYAVMGWIVLIAVKPLIAALGMEGFIWLAGGGMLYTVGIVFFAYDSRFRHWHGIWHLFVMGGSLMHFVAVQRYVL
- a CDS encoding CaiB/BaiF CoA transferase family protein — encoded protein: MQGPLSSLKVLDFSTLLPGPFASLLLADMGAEVLRVESPSRMDLVRVLPPHDGGVSASHAYLNRNKRCIALDLKKPEAVEMVKQLVAEYDIVLEQFRPGVMDKLGVGYEALKAINPKLIYVSITGYGQSGPYKDRAGHDINYLALAGIASYTGRREAGPLPLGIQAADIAGGSLHGVIGLLAAVIQRQATGLGQQVDISMTDCAFSLHGMAGAGYLAAGVEPAMETQALNGGSFYDYYRTRDARWFSVGSLEPQFMQQFCAAIGRPELAARGLSQKPEDQQALKHEIETEFEKRDFAEWSQVFAGLDACVEPMLNLSEAVEHPQIKARGLVTEVPRAGNKPQAQIACPIKFSSGLSEPRHIGATLGAHTSEVLGELGYTVEQIDQLRAAKVVV